The Halorussus limi genome includes a region encoding these proteins:
- a CDS encoding PIN domain-containing protein yields MYVETDFLIALVKDSDWLREPALQALEEQDDIHTSILAYAEVLVLFYDREQAEYEIDAPRAITNLLELVPIRPEHHEDAVLAAATFLEEHQMTPFDALHAGMATTGDGRVLSSEQDYDTAGLDRLPLETYRDE; encoded by the coding sequence GTGTACGTCGAAACCGACTTCCTCATAGCCCTCGTCAAAGACAGCGATTGGCTCCGTGAGCCCGCACTTCAAGCGCTTGAGGAACAAGATGACATTCATACATCGATTCTGGCATACGCTGAGGTACTCGTTCTGTTCTACGACCGTGAACAGGCCGAGTACGAGATCGATGCGCCACGAGCAATCACCAATCTCCTCGAGTTAGTGCCGATTCGGCCAGAACACCACGAGGACGCTGTTCTCGCTGCTGCCACGTTCTTGGAGGAACACCAGATGACACCATTTGATGCACTCCACGCCGGGATGGCCACAACAGGCGATGGGAGAGTACTCTCAAGCGAGCAAGACTACGATACTGCCGGTCTTGACCGCCTCCCACTAGAAACGTATCGCGACGAATAA
- a CDS encoding transcription initiation factor IIB — protein sequence MARPNRQRERTRKSTSNEETTEKEGEGQQCPECSSENLVTNGDSNEVVCEECGLIIEEQNIDRGPEWRAFNHSERESKSRVGAPTTQTMHDKGLTTQIDWKDKDAYGRSLSSEKRSQMNRLRKWQERIRTKDAGERNLQFALSEIDRMASALGVPRSVREVSSVIYRRALKEDLIRGRSIEGVATSCLYAGCRQEGIPRSLDEVAEVSRVEKKEIGRTYRYIAQELGLEMKPVDPKEYVPRFSSDLGVGEEVKMKANEIIDESAEQGLLSGKSPTGFAAAAIYAASLLCNEKKTQREVAEVAQVTEVTIRNRY from the coding sequence ATGGCCCGGCCAAATCGCCAGCGTGAGCGGACGCGCAAATCCACGTCGAACGAAGAAACTACCGAGAAGGAGGGGGAAGGTCAGCAATGTCCTGAATGCAGTTCTGAAAATCTAGTTACGAACGGGGACAGTAACGAGGTCGTTTGTGAGGAGTGCGGGCTCATTATCGAAGAACAGAATATCGACCGCGGGCCGGAATGGCGTGCGTTCAATCATAGTGAACGCGAGAGTAAGAGTCGAGTCGGTGCCCCGACGACCCAAACAATGCACGATAAGGGACTGACGACCCAGATCGACTGGAAGGACAAGGACGCCTACGGGCGGTCGCTGTCCTCTGAGAAGCGTAGTCAGATGAATCGTTTGCGCAAGTGGCAGGAACGAATCCGCACGAAGGACGCGGGTGAGCGTAACCTCCAGTTCGCCCTGTCAGAAATCGACCGGATGGCCTCCGCACTTGGCGTTCCCCGGTCGGTTCGAGAAGTCTCATCGGTCATCTATCGGCGGGCACTCAAAGAAGATCTCATTCGCGGGCGGTCTATCGAGGGGGTTGCGACCAGCTGTCTCTACGCCGGGTGTCGCCAAGAGGGCATCCCACGGAGTCTTGACGAAGTCGCGGAGGTTTCTCGCGTCGAAAAGAAGGAAATCGGCCGCACGTATCGGTATATCGCGCAAGAACTCGGTCTCGAGATGAAGCCCGTCGACCCCAAAGAGTACGTGCCACGTTTCAGTTCCGACCTCGGAGTAGGTGAGGAAGTGAAAATGAAGGCGAACGAGATTATCGACGAGTCTGCCGAGCAGGGCCTGCTTTCTGGAAAGTCGCCGACGGGGTTCGCGGCCGCGGCCATCTATGCGGCGTCACTACTCTGTAACGAGAAGAAGACCCAGCGCGAGGTTGCCGAGGTCGCGCAGGTCACCGAAGTCACGATTCGGAATCGCTACTAG
- a CDS encoding IS1595 family transposase — MSSAQPAFGAMFRELIELGIVEIDTEPLDAAIERRLKEFWENTSCPRCGHSSVQTWSHLDRVWCRDCNFKPVYTYGTPFHEKHLTCGEVLLAFTLYADTLLSINQIAPFLGRAYKTVHTAIREAEAAIHRGFPVVWGLLDQTIAGPTQVDESGTVCSGYKGQEPPRSSRSRGGSSQTGRSRWRGRHGDQLTLVAACRDSLRVIRGQLGIDFSGDLEPVIQEAEDLSQPLGEVWTDGLQAYREMERDHRTVVHKERYVSPDGVHINQAECLFSLVQPWLRKFRGLSKQGLEQAAHTFGLIRSLNLAGASVDIIIDCLVMGAFRSST; from the coding sequence ATGTCTTCTGCTCAGCCGGCGTTCGGCGCGATGTTTCGAGAGCTGATCGAGTTGGGCATCGTCGAGATCGACACCGAGCCGCTCGATGCGGCCATCGAGCGGCGACTCAAGGAATTCTGGGAGAATACGTCCTGTCCACGGTGCGGGCACAGCTCCGTTCAAACGTGGTCGCATCTCGACCGCGTGTGGTGCCGTGACTGCAACTTCAAGCCGGTCTACACCTACGGAACGCCATTTCATGAGAAGCACCTCACCTGCGGCGAGGTACTTCTCGCATTCACGCTCTACGCCGATACATTGCTCAGTATCAACCAGATCGCGCCCTTCCTCGGGCGAGCCTACAAAACCGTTCACACGGCGATTCGGGAGGCGGAAGCCGCGATCCATCGCGGCTTCCCCGTCGTCTGGGGCCTCCTCGACCAGACCATCGCTGGACCGACGCAAGTCGACGAATCTGGCACAGTCTGCTCGGGCTACAAGGGACAAGAGCCGCCGCGAAGCAGTCGTTCTCGCGGCGGTTCGTCCCAAACTGGCCGCTCACGCTGGCGGGGCCGCCACGGTGATCAGCTGACGCTCGTCGCGGCGTGCCGCGACTCGCTTCGCGTGATCCGCGGCCAGCTCGGCATCGACTTCAGCGGTGATCTGGAACCAGTGATTCAGGAGGCTGAAGACCTCTCCCAGCCACTAGGAGAGGTTTGGACAGACGGACTCCAAGCCTACAGAGAGATGGAGCGTGACCACCGAACAGTCGTACACAAAGAGAGATACGTATCCCCCGACGGCGTCCACATTAACCAGGCTGAGTGCCTCTTTTCGCTTGTTCAACCGTGGCTGCGGAAGTTCCGCGGCCTGTCCAAGCAGGGCTTGGAACAGGCCGCTCACACGTTCGGCCTTATTCGGTCGCTAAACCTTGCCGGCGCATCCGTCGATATCATCATCGACTGCCTTGTTATGGGGGCGTTCCGCAGTTCTACATAA
- a CDS encoding nucleotidyltransferase domain-containing protein, producing MKENANMDSGGGSTIRLDIPAQDTNLFKSQAVHEILSFLARYHTDEFSITELGDAVDYSQPTISKAVDILAANDLVVTRREGNTKNVHINRGRLSRSDDPFLQIPQPEFHKPVRTAVTEILENLDGLVGIVLYGSVARGDADRRSDIDLWALIEEDRMANQRTANRVRQDLEDHEFETGRYTYDIDVESLPAVPNYTDELRDVLSDGLVVHDTEKFETVRKMVFHGDLDE from the coding sequence ATGAAAGAGAATGCGAATATGGATTCGGGTGGCGGATCGACAATCCGCCTCGATATACCGGCTCAGGACACGAATCTCTTCAAGAGCCAGGCAGTCCACGAGATACTTTCATTTTTAGCTCGGTATCACACCGACGAGTTCTCTATCACAGAATTAGGTGACGCCGTGGACTACTCACAACCAACGATCTCGAAGGCTGTCGATATACTGGCCGCCAACGACCTCGTCGTCACCCGACGTGAAGGGAATACTAAGAACGTACACATCAACCGTGGTCGATTATCACGCTCGGACGATCCCTTCCTCCAAATCCCGCAACCTGAATTCCACAAGCCGGTCCGCACAGCAGTCACGGAGATACTCGAGAATCTCGACGGTCTCGTCGGTATCGTCCTGTACGGTAGTGTCGCACGAGGAGACGCTGACCGTCGGAGTGATATCGACTTGTGGGCACTCATTGAAGAAGACCGGATGGCGAACCAGCGAACCGCGAACCGCGTCCGCCAAGACCTCGAAGACCACGAATTCGAAACCGGCCGATACACATACGATATCGATGTCGAATCGCTTCCCGCCGTCCCGAACTATACTGATGAACTCCGAGACGTGCTGAGTGACGGACTCGTCGTTCATGACACAGAGAAATTCGAGACAGTCCGGAAGATGGTGTTCCATGGTGACCTCGATGAGTAG
- a CDS encoding alpha/beta fold hydrolase: MKMNHIRRGTGMPLVLVHGLGGSWRTWTPVLDKLAAEREVIAVDLPGHGETPALSGEVSIDTLADAVTSFLDANDLSGVDVVGNSMGGRLVLELARRGTVGTTVALDPGGFWKGWERYFFYVTLAPSIRLVRLLQPVMRQLTGSAIGRTLLLAQLSARPWDLSADVAREEMRTFADSPSFDELLRRLAFGPSQPGTDSTPGSVVIGWGRKDRVTLPRQAKRALDRFPSAHLYWFEDSGHYPHWDAPDEATELILASTANDE, translated from the coding sequence ATGAAAATGAACCACATACGTCGAGGAACGGGAATGCCGTTAGTCCTCGTTCATGGGTTGGGCGGAAGTTGGCGTACGTGGACCCCCGTCCTCGACAAACTGGCCGCCGAGCGTGAGGTGATTGCGGTGGATCTCCCCGGTCACGGTGAAACGCCGGCGCTATCAGGTGAAGTGTCCATCGACACCCTCGCCGATGCTGTTACGTCGTTTCTCGACGCGAACGACCTCAGCGGCGTTGATGTGGTCGGTAACTCGATGGGGGGACGACTCGTACTCGAACTCGCGCGCCGGGGGACGGTCGGCACCACTGTCGCGCTTGACCCCGGTGGGTTCTGGAAGGGGTGGGAGCGGTACTTCTTTTACGTGACGCTCGCTCCCTCGATCCGTCTCGTTCGCCTCCTCCAACCCGTGATGCGCCAGCTTACGGGTAGCGCCATCGGTCGGACGCTACTTCTAGCTCAACTCTCGGCACGGCCCTGGGATCTGTCCGCCGACGTCGCACGGGAAGAGATGCGGACCTTCGCCGACTCGCCGTCGTTCGATGAACTACTGCGTCGGTTAGCCTTCGGCCCCAGCCAACCGGGGACGGACTCCACACCGGGCTCAGTCGTGATCGGATGGGGTCGCAAGGATCGAGTTACCCTGCCCCGGCAGGCAAAACGCGCGCTGGACCGATTCCCCAGCGCTCACTTGTACTGGTTCGAGGATAGCGGGCATTATCCTCACTGGGACGCTCCCGACGAGGCGACCGAACTAATCCTCGCGAGCACTGCGAACGACGAGTGA
- a CDS encoding AbrB/MazE/SpoVT family DNA-binding domain-containing protein translates to MSKSTDERGRIYLPKDVRERFGDQYRIVELPSHVALFPVDEDPLEGLREAVGDAFEGDNTDQLKADARKRITEDVQAEVESRSEDHED, encoded by the coding sequence ATGTCGAAATCTACGGACGAACGCGGACGCATCTACTTGCCGAAGGACGTTCGTGAGCGGTTCGGAGACCAGTATCGTATCGTCGAACTCCCGAGCCATGTTGCGCTATTTCCCGTTGACGAGGACCCATTAGAGGGACTGCGTGAGGCGGTTGGTGACGCTTTTGAGGGTGACAATACCGACCAGTTGAAAGCCGATGCCCGCAAGCGAATTACTGAAGACGTGCAAGCAGAAGTCGAGAGTCGCTCGGAGGACCACGAGGACTGA
- a CDS encoding DNA-binding protein: MSRETDPQAITDALDAAIDAFNEEGYGVLTREDAIDPDVDWKTHLTKACRLLAAVETIADQGFYTATIELCFGATERSVEAYALAEGGDDLNDFHDHTSCYDRATDLGLLSGTTTRELRQLYDTNRTDSYYGGRRPTERQADTMQQLAQNVHKHVTNQVREGGVCVCDSPN; the protein is encoded by the coding sequence ATGAGTAGAGAGACAGACCCACAGGCTATCACGGACGCGCTCGACGCAGCGATTGACGCATTCAACGAAGAAGGCTACGGTGTCCTCACACGAGAAGACGCAATCGATCCGGACGTCGACTGGAAAACACATCTAACGAAGGCCTGCCGACTGCTAGCCGCTGTCGAAACCATCGCCGACCAAGGCTTCTATACTGCGACTATCGAGTTGTGCTTCGGCGCAACCGAACGGTCCGTCGAAGCGTATGCGTTAGCCGAAGGTGGCGACGACCTCAATGACTTCCACGACCACACGTCCTGCTACGACCGCGCAACCGACCTCGGCCTCCTCTCAGGCACAACAACCCGTGAACTCCGACAACTGTACGACACCAATCGCACAGACAGTTACTACGGTGGACGACGCCCGACAGAACGCCAAGCAGACACCATGCAACAACTAGCTCAAAACGTCCATAAACACGTCACGAATCAGGTTCGGGAAGGCGGCGTCTGCGTCTGCGACTCACCAAACTAA
- a CDS encoding OB-fold nucleic acid binding domain-containing protein: MSSNNASGKVVSVDEQALEQADERAVDADGFEVVEETPELRATVEQETQAKVDANHPDGIKETSKERIQGATLEQEERIQAREAELERISVRAKVSKQDGRAKRARDIAAKRSAERRREFQKRAASVTPMADPERPDPREELSQDELSSVNEQTRRLSEKLDGWTRAAISRRLAERVVEGASLMSAVVGVHEELQTAPGHVIPIGKLEDVNRKEVSIKGRVDTLWEPSHPSIAQVGLIEDESGRIRVTVWKNSRAPWMEEGEQVTIRGAARNWYEGRVSLAVTGWTTMFFPERGRWWE; this comes from the coding sequence ATGTCTAGTAACAACGCAAGCGGCAAGGTCGTTTCGGTCGATGAACAGGCACTCGAACAGGCGGACGAGCGAGCAGTCGATGCGGATGGCTTCGAGGTTGTCGAGGAGACGCCCGAACTCAGAGCGACGGTCGAGCAGGAAACACAGGCGAAGGTGGATGCAAACCATCCGGACGGAATCAAGGAGACGAGCAAAGAACGGATTCAGGGTGCGACCCTCGAACAGGAAGAGCGCATTCAGGCGCGGGAAGCAGAACTAGAGCGCATCAGCGTCAGAGCCAAAGTCAGTAAGCAGGATGGTCGGGCAAAGCGAGCGCGGGACATCGCAGCAAAGCGGAGTGCGGAGCGACGTCGGGAGTTCCAGAAGCGGGCGGCAAGCGTGACCCCAATGGCGGACCCAGAGCGTCCGGACCCACGTGAGGAGCTATCCCAGGACGAGCTATCGAGCGTGAACGAGCAGACGCGGCGGTTGAGCGAGAAGTTGGATGGGTGGACAAGAGCGGCGATTAGTCGGCGATTGGCCGAACGCGTGGTCGAAGGAGCGAGCCTGATGAGTGCAGTCGTCGGCGTTCACGAAGAATTGCAGACAGCGCCGGGACACGTGATTCCAATCGGCAAACTCGAAGACGTGAATCGCAAGGAGGTGAGCATCAAAGGTCGTGTCGACACATTGTGGGAGCCATCGCATCCAAGCATCGCGCAAGTCGGACTCATCGAAGACGAAAGCGGGCGAATCCGAGTGACGGTTTGGAAGAACTCGCGGGCGCCGTGGATGGAGGAAGGCGAGCAGGTGACCATTCGCGGAGCGGCCCGAAACTGGTACGAAGGACGGGTTTCCCTCGCCGTGACCGGGTGGACGACCATGTTCTTCCCTGAGCGCGGTCGCTGGTGGGAATAG